AGAAAGTGCAGACTTAGTAGCTAATGTCTTTACTTTTTTATTCAACTTGAATGAATAATTTCTAGGTCTAGGACCGAAAATTCTACCATTACCGAAAACTGGGTTTTTGATAGAGCCTTTTCTAGATCCACCTGTTCCTTTTTGTCTATGAAGCTTTTTAGTAGAGCCAGCTACCTCACCTCTTTCTTTTGTCTTGTGCGTGCCTTGTCTTTGATTTGCCAAATATAATTTAGCAGCAAGATACAATGCATGGTCATTGGGTTCAATAGCGAACACCGCCTCATCCAATTCGATACTTTTACCTGTAGACTTACCGTCAATATTTAATATATCTATTTTCATCACTTAGCTTATTTTTTATTTTGAAGGACTACGTATGAACCATTTGCGCCAGGCACAGAACCTTTAACTACTAGTACATTTTTATCTTCGATTACTTTCAATACTTTGATTCCTTTCAATTTCACTTGATCACCGCCCATTCTACCGGCCATTCTCGTACCAGGGAAAACTCTTGATGGGAAGGAAGAAGCACCAATAGAACCTGGAGCTCTCTGTCTGTCATGCTGACCGTGTGATCCCATACCTACTCCAGAGAAGCCATGTCTTTTCACGACACCTTGAAATCCTTTTCCTTTAGAAATACCTACGATTTCTACCACATCGCCTTCAGCAAAGTCAGCAGCAGAAATGGTATCTCCAAGGTTTTTACCTTCATGTCCAGCGATTTCTACTAATTTTTTCTTTGGAGTGGTGTTAGATTTTGCGAAATGACCCTTCATTCCTGCTGAAGTGTTTTTTTCTTTTTTCTCTTCAAATCCAATTTGAAGAGCATTGTAGCCATCCACTTCTTGTGTTTTTACTTGCGTTACCACACATGGACCAGCTTCGATAATGGTACATCCGATGCTTTTTCCTTTGTCATCGAAGTAGCTCATCATTCCTAGTTTTTTTCCTATTATTCCTTTCATGATTTAACAGCGGCTATGGTTAAGCTTATTTTTAAGTGATTAATTATATTTTAATATCTACATCAACACCAGAAGGTAATTCTAACTTCATGAGTGCATCTACGGTCTTAGATGAAGAAGAGTAAATATCTAATAGTCTCTTATAAGTACACAATTGAAACTGCTCTTTAGAGTTAGAGTTTACGTGTGGAGAACGCAAGATGGTAAAGATATTCTTGTGCGTAGGTAATGGAATAGGTCCAGACACTACAGCACCAGTAGCCTTTACTGATTTTACGATTTTCTCAGCAGACTTATCTACTAGATTGTGGTCGTACGACTTCAATTTTATTCTAATTCTTTGACTCATATTGTCTATTTACTTTTCTCTTTTTCGTTTTAATCCTTGATACCAAAGCGATTTGGCACTATGACCAAGTCTTCCCTGACATTTTTTTGAGGGTGCAAAGATAACTAGATAAATTTTATTGAAAAGAAAAAATTAGACACTAGTCTAAAATAGCTGTAAATCAGCGAATTCTAATCAACAAAATCCTAGGCTTCTACACCTCAAAACGGATGATTTGTTGTTTTTCCCTTTTTTTCTAAGGGAGTGCAAAGGTAGTACTTTTTCCTAAAAAAATCGTATTTTTTTGAAAATCAAGTATCGTTTTAATTATAAACAATAGAAACGCTTGATAATGTGTCTATTAACATAAAGATTAGGCTTAAGAAATAAAGGAATTTGAACTTTACATCCAGCTTTACCATTTCCTAAAACAAACTCACCTCCCCAGACTTCACTAAACGAATACCATCTAACTTAGTTAAGCGAAGGGTATATGTATAGACTCCTTTGGCAGCAGGCTCCCCTTTGTAGGTTCCATCCCAGCCTAGGCGAATATCATCTGTTTCGAAGACTTTCTCTCCCCATCGGTTATAGACAGCCATTTCGAAACGCAAGACCCGATTGGCATAAGCTTTGAACGTTAGATTTTCTGATTTTTCAGCATGAGGGGAGAAGGCATTCGGAACAAAGAGTTCATCACTTTCTGTTCCTTCGACTTTGACTATAGTGGAGAAATCTGCTATACAACCATCCCCATATTTCAAATTCAAATTGAAACGTGTAGTTTGATATCCGCTAAATTCTGGGCTAAGACAATCTGTACAACTCAAGCCTAAGCCTGGACTCCATGTAGCTATATAAAATGCAGAACTAGGAGTTAAAGTCAATGCAGGATTTATAAGAATAGTTTCTCCTGTCTTTATATTAAAAACGGTATCGAGGGACAAAGTAAGTTTATAGATATAGTCTATATAAATAGGTTTCGAGTCTGTGCATGCACTATCATCTTTTATCGAAACTAGGTAGTTACCATAGCTCAAGCCCGAAAAGTAAGGCTCTTTCGTGTACCCTTTACTGCTATCTACACGATATGAATATGGTGGTGCGCCTCCATAGGGAAACACTGTAATCGTGCCATTAACATCCTCCTTACATTTTAAGTCCGCATATTTTGAATTTAGATAAAGTGAATCTGGTTGCGACAAGGTATCATAGACTATATAGTTACAATTTTCATCATCAGTAATCGTAACCGAATAGGGCAAATTCGCTTGAAGATTCGTGATAAGAGGCGAAGTTTCTTTCGTATTCCAGAGATATTTATAGGGCGAATATCCGCCTTTAGCGTCTACTTTCAATCTACCATCGTTTAGTTGATAACACCTCAAATTTTTCTTCTCTACGATTACCCCATGTAAAGCTCCATCAGGTAGTCGAAGATTCAAGGATGTTCCTACTTTACATCCATAGCTATCATGAACTACCAGCTCATAGTAGCCTGTCAGATTATATCTAGCAGAATCATTCACCGCCCAAAACGCTCTTGGCCATTCGAAGGTATAGGGTGTCTTACCCCCGGTGACTAATGCCTTTACGGGGAATATATTGGCAGTCTCGCAAGGTGGGGGATACTTGATTAACTCGAGCTTCATAGTATCCCTAGGCACTAGGTCTAAGGAATCCAAATATTCACAACCATATACATCTTTAACTAAAATGGTATATTTAGAATTTTTCTGATTGATGAAATTTCCTGAATTGTTCTGGACACTTCCCAGATTAAACTCTATAGGGTTTGTGCCAGTCAGAGGTTGCATTCTCAGATTTAGTAGACTATATGGACACCTAGGAATACCTAAGGTATCTAGTTTCACTCTTAGCACATACATAGTATCTATGTATTCCTTTTTTTGTTTTTGACAGTTATTGGTATCTGTAATGGTGATAGTATAAGATTGAAAAGGTTCTAAATTGGTAACATTCATAGAAGAAGGACCATGACTCCAGTTGTACTTGAAAAATGGAGCCGTACCTCCTTTCAGATTTGTTACATCTAGTTTGCCATCCTTGGAAGCTGCACAGTGACTCTTAGTTGCTTTTAATTCGTAAGAGATCGAATCAGGTTGTGTGAGGTTATAAACTCTTATAGTAGTACATAAATTTCTATCTGTAATTGTAACAGAATAAATTCCTGATGTTAAATTTGTGATAGAAGAGGTGGAATTTCCATTTGACCAGTTATAGCTATAATTTGCTGGTGGTATAGGACTAGCCCCAGTTACGATTAAAGCTATACTTCCATCTGTATCTCCAAAACATTTTAAATTCTTTTGATTCACCACTACATTAAAATTTGGAGGTTCGGTAACTGACATAACTGCTGTTTTTAAACAGTTTTTAGAATCACGCACGGAGACTGTATAGTTTGCAGCAGCTAAATTAACCACACGATTCGTATTCCCTCCATTAGACCAGCTATAGGTATGTGGCATTTTACCGCCAGATGAGGAAACTTCTAGTCTCCCTTTGCTTTCATTAGAACATAGATTTCCTATATTACTATCGATATTAATAAGAATAGGACTAGGATTTGTTAAAGTCACTGCTAGATTGAGGATACAATTATAGTAATCTCTAATTTGAATGACATGATTGGTAGGTGGCAAATTGTTAATTACATTGTTCGTGGTAAATAAGCCAGAATTTAATCTATACTGGTAAGGTGGTTTACCTCCAAATGCAGTTATTGTTACCCTACCATTGCTAGCATTATTACAGTCTATACTATCCACCGTATATGTATAATAAAATGTATCGCTTGACTTAACTTCTACATTGGTATCTTTGATACATAGATTCGCATCTCTTACTTTTAGATTGTAAAAGCCCGCAGCTAGATTAACAAAGGTATTGGCTGAGGTAAAGGTCTGACCATTAAAAGAAATCATATAGCCTGGAGTGCCGCCAGAAGGATTCACAATAACACTGCCAGTGGTCTGTTTAAAACATTTGACACTATCGATGATAGCTGGACTTCGGATTTGACTTGGTTGAGTAATGGTCACAGTGCCATTTTTTATACAATTATAAAAATCTCGAATGCTGTAATTATAAGTACCAGCAGGTAGTTTGGTAAAAGTATCTACAGTATTACTGGCAGAACCATTAAATGAAATTAGATATGGCGGAGTGCCACCTGAAATTAAAAATTTTACTTTTCCCAGGCTATCTTTAAAGCATAAATTCTGGGTTAACTGAGGTACAATAACCATAGAATCTATTTGTGTAATCGTTACATTTTGCGACTTTATACACTGATACTGATCACGCACCTTGGCAGTCTGAACGCCAGCAGCCAATCCAGTAAATAAATTAGAAGACCCAAAGGCTGAAGCATTTATACCATAGGAATATCCGCCTGCACCTCCGCTAGCGGAAATAGTCATAGCCGCATTTGTATTTCCAAAACATTTTATGGTATCCTTTTGAGTTGTTATGACTATATCCGGATACTGAGGAACATTCATCAAGGAATCTACCTTACAATTATTTACATCTAATACTTCAATTAAATAATTTCCTACACTCAGATTTTTCACCGTATCACCTATATTCACCATTGAATTACTTCTAATTGTTTTAGTGCCTGTACCGCCAGAATGGTTAACTGTAATTTTACCAGTACTGGCTCCGAAACATCGAATGGAGTCCATTTTATATGTTGCGGTCAAAGGGGCTGGCGTTATTAAAGTTGGATTAAATATTTTGCTACATAAGTTTATATCTCTAACTACGACAGTATAACTAGTCCCAGTCAGATTAAAAAATGAATCAGTGGTATTGAAAGCAGAAGCATTGAAGGAATACTGAAATGGAGCTGTGCCTCCTATAGGTATTGCTTTTATCGAACCTAATGTATTATGACACCTAGGGTGATACAAATTAAAACTTGCGTGAAGTGAGTCTGGTTGGGTGATGTTAAATGAGACAGAATCTTTACAATTTTTGGTATCGGTTATGACTACATAATGGGGGCCTCTATTTAGAGTTATATTGGAATCCAAAG
This DNA window, taken from Chitinophagales bacterium, encodes the following:
- the rplD gene encoding 50S ribosomal protein L4, yielding MKIDILNIDGKSTGKSIELDEAVFAIEPNDHALYLAAKLYLANQRQGTHKTKERGEVAGSTKKLHRQKGTGGSRKGSIKNPVFGNGRIFGPRPRNYSFKLNKKVKTLATKSALSYKTKENNIIVVEDFNYNEPKTKNFVSTLSNLNLSNNKSIFVISTTDSNVALSSRNIPNTLTVRPSDLNTYDIMNCDKLVICESSVSLLTERLK
- a CDS encoding gliding motility-associated C-terminal domain-containing protein yields the protein MSEMKGQGCSAVSVRVSPSPLSAPKRDTTVCKGSSLSASVSIPTLRSTTSYTVTTIPHVDTLPCETTGSLVAGAGITIDDAYSAIQNIGFNFCFFGVQHTQMQICDNGFLTFSTNKPVLSTYTAPFVPRRLPLSANPNPSSVATTLPPNSILGAWFDAYLVTTGSNPGGGTITTQLVGTAPFRAYIVKWNNCRYFLSSCRSDPNMVLNMKIVLYETTNLIDIYIKTKPICTLSSTVLRYPATQGLQGDSIFKFIVTPGRDSSLWNGANTAVRFTPNGSLNTTTVQWTKNGSAISSAAVANFVANDDSANYVASVTISQPCPSGTLIARDTLKVYGINNVVQVSELYDTIKCQNSKLLNATNVSALNYTWDNGSTSPTRTVSNTGRYYVVRRFNALGCNRDTVFYNVIKYVQPKIDSFRRIGCFNSLANGQLRLFVSGDTGGLRLGTIPNPTSNTNPILNQTRGSMTYWVRNAGGCADSISLTHDSMSTIYSKRVNYCNQDSSGLMRLTPLGGYSPFTYVLTGRSPQSVDSFNKITTGIYTIQVTDRAGCSIQRTDTIVPFTNLSLAFTRDSAKCFGDSSGRIVASLSGGKPGYFYSINNGSFTSSGVFNTLKAGSYIIKTKDAANCPIDTSITILQYPLITASVSKQNNCPFNANGALSISANGGNPSYEYRYNSGAFQTAPNFINLINGAFNYSIRDRNNCIRIFQDTLKSHSKPVLGLIMKKNVSCFGFSDGKIKVNTSMGKTPYTYSWNLTGSNDSLVNLSSASYIAFVSDSNGCRDTLSIVITQPDSLRASLNFKHPLCHLSSNGFIRVLPQGGTAPYQYAINASAFSNSDSFGGLIGAVYNIQIRDSQSCLKSYSLTLTNPSALQLSLISDSVKCFGGNSGRILFFASGGSPGYTYRLNSLAYDTASFKLNLVASNYTVSIKDTNGCTKDSSIQVFTYAPITMVKSILDTIRCKNGNDGRISITASGGRSPYTYSINGGVFQTSHIFLNLNTGMKYIRVKDAYDCEVLDSIFMSEPSGMTSNVTIQKNVSCFGLSDAKAKVNVVGGQPPYAYLWSNNVTLDSNITLNRGPHYVVITDTKNCKDSVSFNITQPDSLHASFNLYHPRCHNTLGSIKAIPIGGTAPFQYSFNASAFNTTDSFFNLTGTSYTVVVRDINLCSKIFNPTLITPAPLTATYKMDSIRCFGASTGKITVNHSGGTGTKTIRSNSMVNIGDTVKNLSVGNYLIEVLDVNNCKVDSLMNVPQYPDIVITTQKDTIKCFGNTNAAMTISASGGAGGYSYGINASAFGSSNLFTGLAAGVQTAKVRDQYQCIKSQNVTITQIDSMVIVPQLTQNLCFKDSLGKVKFLISGGTPPYLISFNGSASNTVDTFTKLPAGTYNYSIRDFYNCIKNGTVTITQPSQIRSPAIIDSVKCFKQTTGSVIVNPSGGTPGYMISFNGQTFTSANTFVNLAAGFYNLKVRDANLCIKDTNVEVKSSDTFYYTYTVDSIDCNNASNGRVTITAFGGKPPYQYRLNSGLFTTNNVINNLPPTNHVIQIRDYYNCILNLAVTLTNPSPILINIDSNIGNLCSNESKGRLEVSSSGGKMPHTYSWSNGGNTNRVVNLAAANYTVSVRDSKNCLKTAVMSVTEPPNFNVVVNQKNLKCFGDTDGSIALIVTGASPIPPANYSYNWSNGNSTSSITNLTSGIYSVTITDRNLCTTIRVYNLTQPDSISYELKATKSHCAASKDGKLDVTNLKGGTAPFFKYNWSHGPSSMNVTNLEPFQSYTITITDTNNCQKQKKEYIDTMYVLRVKLDTLGIPRCPYSLLNLRMQPLTGTNPIEFNLGSVQNNSGNFINQKNSKYTILVKDVYGCEYLDSLDLVPRDTMKLELIKYPPPCETANIFPVKALVTGGKTPYTFEWPRAFWAVNDSARYNLTGYYELVVHDSYGCKVGTSLNLRLPDGALHGVIVEKKNLRCYQLNDGRLKVDAKGGYSPYKYLWNTKETSPLITNLQANLPYSVTITDDENCNYIVYDTLSQPDSLYLNSKYADLKCKEDVNGTITVFPYGGAPPYSYRVDSSKGYTKEPYFSGLSYGNYLVSIKDDSACTDSKPIYIDYIYKLTLSLDTVFNIKTGETILINPALTLTPSSAFYIATWSPGLGLSCTDCLSPEFSGYQTTRFNLNLKYGDGCIADFSTIVKVEGTESDELFVPNAFSPHAEKSENLTFKAYANRVLRFEMAVYNRWGEKVFETDDIRLGWDGTYKGEPAAKGVYTYTLRLTKLDGIRLVKSGEVSLF
- the rplC gene encoding 50S ribosomal protein L3, with the translated sequence MMKGIIGKKLGMMSYFDDKGKSIGCTIIEAGPCVVTQVKTQEVDGYNALQIGFEEKKEKNTSAGMKGHFAKSNTTPKKKLVEIAGHEGKNLGDTISAADFAEGDVVEIVGISKGKGFQGVVKRHGFSGVGMGSHGQHDRQRAPGSIGASSFPSRVFPGTRMAGRMGGDQVKLKGIKVLKVIEDKNVLVVKGSVPGANGSYVVLQNKK
- the rpsJ gene encoding 30S ribosomal protein S10 codes for the protein MSQRIRIKLKSYDHNLVDKSAEKIVKSVKATGAVVSGPIPLPTHKNIFTILRSPHVNSNSKEQFQLCTYKRLLDIYSSSSKTVDALMKLELPSGVDVDIKI